The sequence TTTTTTTTTATATTATTATTTTTTTTTAAGGCTACTTTTTTTTAATAAAGTCTATAAATTTAAAACTATAAATTAACATATAATATAGTAGAATTTTTATAATTTAATTTTTGATTAGGAATTAAATTATGTGATTTATAAGCTATAAAATTAGAAAATAAATAATATCATTTTTTTATTTTAATTATTTATTTGGAGGTTAATTACTTGTCTGATAAAAAATCTAAATTAGCAGCAGGTAGTATTATTAATCTACTGGGCTCTATTATTCTTAGATTGGGTGGATTTATTTATAGATTTATATTAAGTAGACTTTTAACAACGACAGGTTATGGTATTGTTGGTTTAACATTACCTTTCCAGAATGCATTAATTACAGGTGCAAGTGGTGGTGTTCCACCGGCTATTGCAAAGTATGTTGCACAGTATAATGCTATTGATGAAAAGCAGATGGTGCATCAGATTATTGTCACATCAGTTAAGCTGATGATTTTCATGGCATTTATTGCATCAACTATTATGTTTATAATATCAGAACCTGTGGCAATTGGTATGTGGCATAAACCTGAAGTTTTAATGCCTCTTCGTATTGTATCTCTTATTGTTCCATTTAGTGTTCTAGCCGGGGCAATTCGTGGAGTTTTCCAGGGATTTTATAATATGAAGGATTTATTTTACAGTAAATTTTTAGAACAGATTTTCACATTAATATTTGCTGTAGGTTTAGTACTTCTTGGCTGGTATGCATCAGGTGCAGTACTTGGTACAGCTCTTGGATTTTTAATGTCACTTATTGGTTCATATTATCTTTACTGTCATGATATTCGTGATAAGTATATTGTTGGTGATTTTGAAAAGATACCTGTTAGGGAAGAATTAAAGATTCTTTTTCAGATATTTAAATTTGCAGTTCCTGTTGTTATAACTGGTATTGCTGAGATATTTATCTATGATACTGGTACATTTTTCATTGGTATGTTTATGCCTACTATGTTTGCAGGATTTTATACTAATGCTAGTGCTCTTTCAAGAATTCCTTTAATGCTTTCTAATGCTGTATCTACATCTGTTCTTCCAGCAACTAGTGAAGCTGATAGTCTTCAAGATAAGAAGTTACTTGAACTTTATATTCATCAATCATTTAGATATACTACACTTACAACACTTCCAATGTCTGCAATTATCATGGTATTTGCAACTCCAATTATTTCATTGTTCTTTGGAGCAGAATATGCACCGGGAGCTGATGCTCTTTGGATCTTAGTTGGTGGAATGTTCTTCTTTTCACTATACTTAATTACAAGTAGTATGTGTCAAGGTCTTGGAAAACCACAGGCTCCAATGTATGCTT is a genomic window of Methanosphaera sp. containing:
- a CDS encoding flippase; this translates as MSDKKSKLAAGSIINLLGSIILRLGGFIYRFILSRLLTTTGYGIVGLTLPFQNALITGASGGVPPAIAKYVAQYNAIDEKQMVHQIIVTSVKLMIFMAFIASTIMFIISEPVAIGMWHKPEVLMPLRIVSLIVPFSVLAGAIRGVFQGFYNMKDLFYSKFLEQIFTLIFAVGLVLLGWYASGAVLGTALGFLMSLIGSYYLYCHDIRDKYIVGDFEKIPVREELKILFQIFKFAVPVVITGIAEIFIYDTGTFFIGMFMPTMFAGFYTNASALSRIPLMLSNAVSTSVLPATSEADSLQDKKLLELYIHQSFRYTTLTTLPMSAIIMVFATPIISLFFGAEYAPGADALWILVGGMFFFSLYLITSSMCQGLGKPQAPMYALIIGSIINIVGSYLLIPIYGISGAAFATTIATFVLMASLIARLTQISGIHIPYLDIAKLVVASVVMVGVLKLFPANLIGMIFGSIIGLVVYFILVLAFKAVKRDDLGFIDEIVSKSGPLRKFIEPVADIIYDHAQ